A stretch of the Geovibrio thiophilus genome encodes the following:
- a CDS encoding methyl-accepting chemotaxis protein, with translation MAIFYNIYKWLEKHIFNSLTKKIFGNILGIVCFQIILMVVFTLYQRSSICGLITAKDPALAESIGGAIVSQSIYHILFFAVFSVVAAVLTAIFMRMLIVKPVKRLSALLEEVSEGEGDLSLDMPQLTYDEMSELAGNFNKFMEKLRDIIRNVRVLGVNIGVESAKVVKNVDAASKDAKTQDGLANTVFEASGKVTDAIETVAANSVQISTTTMNNLAHARESYGELEHVTEKIQEVSTMIGSFLTTVNGLAENSRHIRTVVSLIEDISDQTNLLALNAAIEAARAGEAGRGFAVVADEVRKLAERVKTATEEISKNIDNIVGQVQNTATQTETINEHMGLTKDVVERTSVKFMSMVTDFEQTSAGLQNISGSLDDLTKVNDRINDNVSDIHRIANEVTGRMEESKHSTDDLNGKIEIIQELVSRFKIGKGTFEQIILKADGYKNILESKLSAYASQGVNIFDRNYRPVKGTDPQKYSTDYDKRIEAEFQKIYDEALRDVKGCIFALCVDSNGYAPTHNSKFARPLTGNHETDVLTSRDKRIFNDHTGLRAAKNTKRFLLQAYVRDTGEVVNDLSLPVMINGKHWGAFRLGFDPAVLAD, from the coding sequence ATGGCTATTTTCTACAATATATACAAATGGCTGGAGAAACATATTTTCAACAGCCTCACAAAGAAAATCTTCGGGAATATTCTGGGCATTGTCTGTTTCCAGATCATTCTGATGGTAGTGTTCACTCTGTATCAGCGCAGCAGTATATGCGGGCTGATCACCGCGAAGGATCCTGCGCTGGCGGAAAGTATAGGCGGAGCCATAGTCAGCCAGAGTATTTACCATATACTTTTCTTCGCCGTTTTTTCGGTTGTCGCCGCCGTTCTCACGGCAATTTTTATGCGGATGCTGATTGTTAAGCCTGTGAAGCGGCTTTCGGCGCTTCTTGAAGAAGTCAGTGAAGGGGAGGGGGATCTCTCTCTGGATATGCCTCAGCTCACATATGACGAAATGAGCGAGCTTGCCGGAAACTTCAACAAATTTATGGAAAAGCTCCGCGACATTATCAGGAATGTCCGTGTTTTGGGCGTCAATATAGGCGTTGAATCAGCAAAGGTAGTCAAGAATGTCGATGCTGCCTCTAAAGACGCAAAAACTCAGGACGGACTTGCCAACACAGTTTTCGAGGCAAGCGGAAAAGTTACTGATGCCATAGAGACAGTTGCGGCAAACTCCGTGCAGATAAGCACCACGACGATGAACAACCTTGCTCACGCGCGGGAATCCTACGGGGAGCTTGAGCATGTCACGGAAAAGATACAGGAGGTGAGCACAATGATAGGCTCCTTCCTTACCACCGTGAACGGTCTTGCGGAGAACTCAAGACATATCAGAACTGTTGTTTCCCTCATCGAAGACATTTCCGACCAGACAAATCTTCTCGCACTGAACGCGGCGATAGAGGCTGCAAGAGCGGGGGAAGCGGGAAGAGGCTTCGCAGTCGTGGCGGATGAGGTGCGCAAGCTGGCGGAAAGAGTGAAGACGGCAACGGAAGAAATATCCAAAAACATAGACAATATAGTCGGTCAGGTGCAGAACACGGCAACGCAGACCGAAACAATAAACGAGCATATGGGGCTCACAAAGGACGTTGTGGAGCGGACATCTGTGAAGTTCATGTCCATGGTGACGGACTTTGAGCAGACATCCGCGGGATTGCAGAATATTTCGGGCTCGCTGGACGATCTCACCAAGGTCAACGACCGGATAAACGATAATGTTTCGGACATTCACCGCATAGCAAACGAGGTAACCGGAAGGATGGAGGAATCGAAACACTCCACGGACGATCTTAACGGCAAGATTGAGATAATTCAGGAACTTGTTTCCCGCTTCAAAATAGGCAAAGGCACCTTTGAACAGATAATTCTTAAGGCGGACGGATACAAAAATATCCTTGAATCCAAGCTCTCTGCCTATGCCTCTCAGGGTGTAAATATTTTTGACAGAAACTACCGCCCCGTCAAGGGAACAGATCCGCAGAAGTATTCAACCGATTATGACAAGCGCATAGAGGCTGAGTTTCAGAAAATATACGATGAGGCTCTAAGGGACGTGAAAGGGTGCATATTCGCCCTGTGCGTGGACAGCAACGGATACGCTCCCACCCACAACAGCAAATTTGCCAGACCGCTCACGGGGAACCATGAAACGGATGTTCTGACCAGCAGGGATAAAAGGATCTTCAATGATCATACGGGGCTGCGGGCAGCGAAAAACACCAAAAGATTCCTGCTTCAGGCTTATGTCCGCGATACAGGCGAGGTGGTGAACGATCTCTCTCTTCCCGTTATGATCAACGGGAAGCATTGGGGAGCGTTCAGGCTGGGGTTTGATCCGGCTGTGCTTGCCGACTGA
- a CDS encoding NADH:flavin oxidoreductase, with amino-acid sequence MTLFQKTNIGTLALSNRAVRSATWEGGADADGIPSERQINLYKELAEGGTGLIITGYIVPCADGRQTPGQMMLKDQAALEVYRTLTGAVHTEGAKIAGQLVHCGGQSTERMAGRKPLAPSAVEAPQYSSVPEEMSTEEIERIKSAFAYTAGLCKEAGFDAVQLHAAHGYLINQFLSPALNKRTDEYGGNIENRARFLLEVLAEVKKTAGADFPVMVKLNGSDNLEGGLDIEDSVQVAAMLGKAGADAIEVSAGTPASGKEGAPVRTGIKCGINEGYNLGYAKRIRSAVSLPVITVGGYRSYEECRKAFEAGMDFVSFSRPLIKEPAIIKRWERGDTAPSGCISCNGCFKPGLKEGLIRCVINK; translated from the coding sequence ATGACATTATTTCAGAAAACCAATATCGGAACACTTGCGCTCAGTAACAGAGCTGTCAGATCCGCCACATGGGAAGGCGGAGCGGATGCGGACGGAATACCGTCCGAGAGGCAGATTAATCTATATAAAGAGTTGGCGGAAGGCGGAACCGGACTGATTATCACAGGATATATCGTCCCCTGCGCGGACGGCAGACAAACCCCCGGGCAAATGATGCTGAAGGATCAGGCTGCACTTGAAGTGTACAGAACGCTTACCGGTGCCGTGCATACAGAAGGAGCCAAGATAGCCGGACAGCTTGTTCACTGCGGCGGTCAGTCCACGGAGCGCATGGCAGGAAGAAAACCCCTCGCCCCTTCCGCCGTGGAAGCGCCCCAATACTCTTCGGTTCCGGAGGAGATGAGCACGGAGGAAATCGAAAGAATAAAATCCGCATTCGCATACACGGCAGGGCTCTGTAAAGAAGCGGGATTTGATGCCGTGCAGCTTCACGCCGCCCACGGGTATCTTATTAATCAGTTTCTGTCGCCTGCGCTCAACAAACGCACAGACGAATACGGCGGAAATATCGAAAACAGGGCACGCTTTCTTCTGGAAGTTCTCGCGGAAGTTAAAAAAACCGCAGGAGCGGACTTTCCGGTGATGGTGAAGCTGAACGGCTCGGACAATCTGGAGGGCGGGCTTGATATTGAAGACTCAGTACAGGTTGCGGCTATGCTTGGAAAAGCCGGAGCAGACGCAATCGAGGTGAGTGCGGGAACCCCTGCCTCCGGCAAAGAAGGCGCTCCGGTACGAACCGGAATTAAGTGCGGGATAAACGAAGGCTATAACCTTGGATATGCCAAAAGAATACGCTCCGCCGTGTCGCTGCCTGTTATCACCGTGGGCGGGTACAGAAGCTATGAGGAATGCCGGAAAGCTTTTGAGGCGGGCATGGACTTTGTTTCATTTTCAAGACCGCTGATAAAAGAGCCTGCGATCATAAAAAGATGGGAAAGAGGCGACACCGCGCCGTCCGGCTGTATATCATGCAACGGATGCTTTAAGCCCGGGCTGAAGGAAGGGCTGATAAGATGCGTAATAAATAAATAG
- a CDS encoding HP0495 family protein — MSEQNSFTEMDYPARFTYKMMGDDTDSFRDSVKAVFVLKEVIDIQERKSSSGKYVSISVTVEVGNYNELRSFYEMISRIDGLKYHL, encoded by the coding sequence TTGAGCGAGCAGAATAGTTTTACGGAAATGGACTACCCCGCCAGATTCACATACAAGATGATGGGGGATGATACGGATTCTTTCAGGGACAGCGTAAAGGCGGTGTTTGTACTGAAAGAGGTTATTGACATTCAGGAAAGAAAAAGCAGCAGCGGAAAGTACGTGTCTATATCCGTCACTGTGGAAGTGGGCAATTATAATGAGCTGAGAAGCTTTTATGAAATGATCAGTCGCATCGACGGGCTTAAGTACCACCTCTGA
- a CDS encoding NfeD family protein, translated as MRFFLAFLMLFAFSVAGAKEYFFVEINGVISGYTEKYIEESLKKASSAEGVLVLKLDTPGGILDSTRKIVQLILESETPVVTFVSPQGARAGSAGTFITLASHYAAMAEGSNIGAAHPVNITGQNIEGELGKKIENDTVAFMRSIAEKRGRNLDISVQMVTNSLSLTSQEALEADIIDTVVNSDDGLVALLSEKYGEQTARTYLEPTVLQKVAFFLSDPNVLMLMLFIGIGAVFLEFKMPGTFVFAGIGICAILLFLMGINIIPVNWLGLLLIFAGFALMVAEVFIPSFGLLTLGAVVALGFGMYLLFSREGNVGISVSLGMIAGVLAAVLLVVGLLGRLIVKDFLSKPATGAEGMIGEAGTVMSWNGSSGKVFVHGEIWNAESGSSFEKNDKVKIAEIKGMVIKVERAE; from the coding sequence ATGAGATTTTTTCTTGCCTTCCTGATGCTTTTTGCCTTTTCCGTCGCCGGCGCGAAGGAGTATTTCTTCGTTGAGATAAACGGCGTAATCAGCGGATACACCGAAAAATATATAGAAGAATCTCTGAAGAAAGCCTCCTCCGCAGAAGGTGTGCTGGTGTTAAAGCTTGATACTCCGGGAGGCATTCTGGATTCCACAAGAAAAATCGTTCAGCTTATCCTCGAAAGCGAGACCCCTGTGGTGACGTTTGTTTCCCCGCAGGGGGCAAGAGCGGGCTCGGCGGGCACATTCATAACCCTCGCTTCCCACTACGCAGCCATGGCTGAGGGAAGCAATATAGGCGCCGCTCATCCGGTGAACATAACCGGACAGAATATTGAGGGTGAGCTGGGCAAAAAGATTGAGAACGACACGGTCGCCTTCATGCGCTCCATTGCGGAGAAAAGGGGCAGAAACCTTGATATATCTGTGCAGATGGTGACAAATTCCCTCAGCCTCACCTCACAGGAAGCTCTTGAGGCTGATATTATAGACACTGTGGTGAACAGTGATGACGGGCTCGTGGCTCTTCTGTCCGAAAAATACGGCGAACAGACGGCGAGAACATACCTTGAGCCCACTGTCCTGCAAAAGGTGGCGTTTTTTCTCAGCGACCCGAATGTGCTGATGCTTATGCTTTTCATAGGGATAGGGGCTGTTTTCCTTGAGTTCAAGATGCCCGGAACGTTCGTTTTCGCAGGGATCGGAATATGCGCCATACTGCTTTTCCTCATGGGCATCAATATAATACCCGTAAACTGGCTGGGGCTTCTCTTGATCTTCGCAGGCTTTGCTTTGATGGTTGCGGAGGTTTTTATCCCGAGCTTCGGGCTCCTGACACTGGGGGCAGTGGTGGCGCTTGGGTTCGGAATGTATCTGCTTTTCAGCAGGGAGGGGAACGTGGGCATAAGTGTTTCATTGGGAATGATAGCAGGCGTTCTGGCTGCGGTTCTTCTTGTTGTGGGGCTTCTGGGCAGGCTCATTGTTAAGGATTTTCTGTCCAAGCCTGCTACCGGAGCGGAAGGGATGATAGGCGAAGCGGGAACTGTCATGTCTTGGAACGGAAGCTCAGGCAAGGTGTTTGTCCACGGCGAGATATGGAACGCTGAATCAGGCTCATCCTTTGAGAAAAACGATAAAGTAAAAATTGCGGAAATTAAGGGGATGGTGATAAAAGTTGAGCGAGCAGAATAG
- the trmB gene encoding tRNA (guanosine(46)-N7)-methyltransferase TrmB, whose protein sequence is MEIGIGNGEFISAFAGRHPEQNYLGFEVMKRIFDRAIRKVRTAGVKNAKIIHFDATFFVSLLEDGCVDNFFVNFPDPWPKKKHNKRRLLKTSFIEILTSKLKTGGSLYMATDQADYAEEIAENLKPVENLKSAYDTVFINELVDYHETKYYRKFSPELGVYFFRMIKQ, encoded by the coding sequence GTGGAGATAGGCATCGGCAACGGCGAGTTTATAAGTGCCTTTGCCGGAAGGCATCCGGAGCAGAACTACCTCGGGTTTGAGGTAATGAAGCGTATATTTGACAGGGCAATCCGAAAGGTGCGCACTGCCGGAGTGAAAAACGCGAAGATAATTCACTTCGACGCCACATTCTTCGTAAGCCTCCTTGAGGACGGTTGTGTGGATAACTTTTTCGTGAATTTCCCCGACCCGTGGCCGAAGAAAAAGCACAATAAGCGCAGGCTGCTGAAGACATCCTTCATCGAGATTCTCACATCCAAGCTTAAGACGGGCGGCAGTCTGTACATGGCGACAGATCAGGCGGACTATGCCGAAGAGATAGCGGAAAACCTGAAACCTGTGGAAAATTTGAAGAGCGCGTACGATACTGTATTTATAAACGAGCTTGTGGACTACCACGAAACAAAATATTACCGCAAGTTTTCGCCGGAACTGGGCGTATACTTCTTCAGAATGATAAAACAGTAA
- a CDS encoding DUF1858 domain-containing protein has translation MEITAKTIIADVLKACPSSAEVFDKFNMGCMSCMGVANESIEKGSRMHGLDPDEVLAELRKFVADCKA, from the coding sequence ATGGAAATAACAGCGAAAACAATAATTGCGGATGTATTGAAAGCCTGTCCCTCTTCAGCGGAAGTTTTTGATAAATTTAACATGGGCTGCATGAGCTGCATGGGTGTTGCCAATGAGAGCATCGAAAAGGGTTCACGCATGCACGGTCTTGATCCCGATGAGGTTCTGGCAGAGCTGAGAAAATTTGTGGCGGACTGCAAAGCCTGA
- the rpmB gene encoding 50S ribosomal protein L28, translating to MARRCEVCGKGPMFGHNISHAHNVTRRVFLPNVHKMRVVEDGQVVRKKVCTKCLKAGKVQKA from the coding sequence ATGGCCAGAAGATGTGAGGTTTGCGGTAAAGGACCGATGTTCGGTCACAACATAAGCCACGCTCACAACGTTACAAGAAGGGTTTTCCTTCCTAACGTGCACAAGATGAGAGTTGTTGAAGACGGACAGGTTGTCAGAAAGAAAGTCTGCACAAAATGCCTTAAAGCAGGCAAAGTTCAGAAAGCCTAA
- a CDS encoding RelA/SpoT family protein, with the protein MTHKKIIRLMDIQDKMIKNGVTAGLEKVHKAYVYAAQKHRGQLRHSGEPYLSHPLNVAYILAEMNMDVDTVIGGLLHDTLEDTDATYEEVASLFGEDVAFIVNGVSKIGQIEFKSKEEKQAENFRKMLISMSKDVRVILIKLADRLHNISTLDSLRQEKQERIAQETMDIYAPLAHRLGIAWIKWELEDRCFRILNPKMYYEIYEKVKYKRGEREQYLLEVMQKVMKELELNGIKAEIQGRPKHFYSIYNKMVKKGASFEEIYDLLALRIMVGNVPQCYAVMGIIHNLWKPIQSRFKDYIAMQKSNLYQSLHTTVVGPKGMAVEFQIRTHEMHKVAEEGIAAHWKYKEGKVFDPQEDKTFRWLRGLLEQHDLKRPIDLVEALKEDILPTQIYVFTPKGDVVELPVGSTPIDFAYSIHTDIGNMCTGAKVDGRMVPLKYRLRNGDRVTVLTSPNHKPSRDWIGFVKTSRAKVRIRNFIRKEERDRALAQGIDFLDREFKQYFLDYREIFNKDINVRKIASQYKLKDLEDIYVAVGFGRVSPRQIVHNFVEVKEKKRDAAESMEAPAPKKSEEPFVIDGIDDVLVKVAKCCMPLPGDDIVGYISRGRGIVIHKKDCENILNGSINEERLTPVQWSDKKVFRMPVAIKTVVIDRPGVLFDIANIMKEMGINISNLSSGKAPDGLSKQDFTIEVQDKKELKTVINKLRNIDGVQEVRTN; encoded by the coding sequence ATGACACACAAGAAAATTATTCGCCTGATGGATATTCAGGACAAAATGATAAAAAACGGCGTCACCGCCGGTCTCGAAAAAGTGCACAAGGCGTATGTTTACGCTGCGCAGAAGCACAGGGGGCAGCTCCGCCACAGCGGAGAGCCTTATCTTTCCCACCCGCTGAATGTCGCCTATATCCTCGCCGAAATGAATATGGATGTGGATACGGTGATAGGCGGTCTTCTCCACGATACTCTTGAGGATACGGACGCTACCTATGAAGAGGTTGCCTCGCTGTTCGGGGAGGATGTGGCGTTTATCGTCAACGGCGTCTCCAAGATAGGGCAGATAGAGTTCAAGTCCAAGGAAGAGAAGCAGGCGGAAAACTTCCGCAAAATGCTGATCTCAATGTCTAAAGATGTCCGTGTTATCCTTATTAAGCTCGCCGACAGGCTCCACAATATAAGCACTCTCGATTCCCTGAGACAGGAAAAGCAGGAGCGTATTGCTCAGGAAACCATGGATATTTACGCTCCCCTTGCCCACAGGCTGGGTATAGCGTGGATCAAGTGGGAGCTTGAGGACCGTTGCTTCCGCATCCTGAACCCCAAGATGTATTACGAAATCTACGAAAAGGTTAAGTACAAACGCGGCGAGCGTGAGCAGTACCTTCTTGAAGTAATGCAGAAGGTGATGAAGGAGCTTGAGCTCAACGGCATTAAAGCCGAGATTCAGGGCAGACCGAAGCACTTCTACAGCATTTACAATAAGATGGTGAAGAAAGGCGCAAGCTTTGAGGAGATCTACGATCTTCTGGCGCTCCGCATCATGGTGGGCAATGTACCCCAGTGCTACGCCGTTATGGGCATAATCCACAATCTCTGGAAGCCTATCCAGTCAAGGTTTAAGGACTATATCGCCATGCAGAAGTCCAACCTTTACCAGTCTCTCCATACGACTGTGGTAGGACCCAAGGGCATGGCTGTTGAGTTTCAGATAAGAACCCACGAAATGCACAAGGTGGCGGAAGAAGGTATCGCCGCCCACTGGAAATATAAAGAGGGCAAGGTTTTTGACCCGCAGGAAGATAAAACCTTCCGCTGGCTCAGAGGGCTTTTGGAGCAGCATGATCTCAAGCGCCCCATAGACCTTGTGGAGGCTCTGAAGGAAGATATTCTCCCCACGCAGATCTATGTTTTCACTCCTAAGGGTGACGTAGTGGAGCTGCCTGTGGGTTCAACACCCATAGACTTTGCCTATTCCATCCACACCGACATAGGCAACATGTGCACCGGAGCGAAGGTTGACGGACGTATGGTTCCGCTGAAATACCGCCTGCGCAACGGCGACAGGGTAACGGTTCTTACCTCACCCAACCACAAACCCAGCCGTGACTGGATAGGCTTTGTGAAAACAAGCAGGGCGAAGGTCAGGATACGCAACTTCATAAGGAAGGAGGAGCGTGACCGTGCGCTGGCGCAGGGTATCGATTTTCTGGACAGGGAATTCAAGCAGTATTTTCTGGACTACCGTGAGATATTCAATAAGGACATCAACGTACGGAAGATTGCCTCTCAGTACAAGCTTAAGGATCTTGAGGATATTTATGTCGCCGTGGGCTTCGGCAGGGTTTCGCCGAGGCAGATAGTCCATAATTTCGTGGAAGTCAAGGAGAAGAAGAGAGACGCAGCCGAGAGTATGGAGGCGCCCGCTCCGAAGAAGAGTGAGGAGCCGTTTGTCATCGACGGCATAGACGATGTTCTCGTTAAGGTCGCCAAATGCTGCATGCCGCTTCCCGGAGATGATATTGTAGGCTACATATCCCGAGGCAGAGGCATAGTTATCCATAAAAAGGACTGCGAAAATATTCTTAACGGAAGCATAAACGAGGAAAGACTAACCCCTGTGCAATGGAGCGATAAAAAGGTATTCAGAATGCCTGTTGCCATCAAGACGGTTGTTATTGACCGCCCGGGCGTACTTTTTGATATAGCTAACATCATGAAGGAGATGGGGATAAATATCTCAAACCTTTCCTCCGGCAAGGCGCCGGACGGACTCTCCAAGCAGGACTTCACAATCGAGGTTCAGGACAAGAAAGAGCTGAAAACAGTAATTAATAAGCTTCGCAATATTGACGGAGTTCAGGAAGTACGGACAAATTGA
- the recJ gene encoding single-stranded-DNA-specific exonuclease RecJ, whose translation MNPNSFETYMSSKFKWIYNRAEVAPYLEILRKIGVPECLSEVFVKKKLTDELIIECFLETPLRELYSPFNLKGMKTAVERIRIALKAGERICIYGDYDVDGVTSVSLMYLFLSEIGANADYYIPNRLEEGYGLNREAMDEIASRGTKLIITVDCGINAVGEVAYAASLGMDVIITDHHQPAEVMPEAALCIINPLQPGDSYEFKELAGVGVAFKLVMGLRYYLREQGCFGKGAPNIKKYLDLVTLGTVADVVPIVGENRIFVRHGLELLSQKSTRPGVSELKKITGLDGSRVGTSQVGFALAPRINAVGRMGSSDKGLRLLITDSRDEARYLARELDQENKYRQAIEKEIIIESYQMIEDEGLNERYKGLVLYSESWHQGVIGIVASRVVEKFHKPTIIITSENGVGKGSARSIPAFHLYEGLKKVESLLITFGGHKYAAGLKVQMDNISELREKFNEAVDTLLCENDYIPELVIDAFLEPDDVSKELLDWLDRMQPFGAGNKEPVFCMRNLRKSQPFTYVGKEKTHLKIYLEKDGRVFDCIGYNMKDFEDMLTSSASFDIVFTPVLNGWYGGKYIQLNLKDIRSADENI comes from the coding sequence TTGAACCCGAACAGTTTTGAAACCTACATGAGTTCTAAATTCAAATGGATCTACAACAGGGCGGAGGTTGCTCCGTACCTTGAGATTCTGCGTAAAATCGGCGTTCCTGAGTGTCTATCCGAAGTCTTTGTCAAAAAAAAGCTTACTGATGAACTGATCATAGAATGCTTCCTCGAAACACCTCTGAGGGAGCTTTACAGCCCGTTTAATCTCAAAGGAATGAAAACAGCTGTGGAAAGGATACGCATAGCCCTGAAAGCGGGGGAGCGGATCTGTATTTACGGTGATTACGATGTGGACGGAGTTACCTCCGTTTCGCTTATGTATCTTTTCCTCAGCGAGATAGGCGCCAATGCGGACTATTATATACCCAACAGGCTTGAAGAGGGCTACGGGCTCAACCGTGAGGCGATGGACGAAATAGCCTCACGGGGCACTAAGCTTATCATCACTGTAGACTGCGGAATAAACGCCGTGGGTGAAGTGGCTTATGCCGCCTCTCTCGGCATGGATGTTATCATCACCGACCATCACCAGCCTGCTGAGGTTATGCCTGAGGCGGCACTCTGTATAATCAATCCGCTCCAGCCCGGAGATAGTTATGAGTTTAAGGAGCTTGCCGGAGTCGGCGTCGCTTTCAAGCTTGTCATGGGGCTTCGCTATTACCTGCGTGAGCAAGGCTGCTTCGGCAAGGGAGCGCCTAATATCAAGAAGTATCTGGATCTTGTAACTCTCGGCACTGTGGCGGATGTGGTGCCCATAGTCGGGGAAAACAGAATCTTCGTGCGCCACGGGCTTGAGCTTCTTTCTCAGAAATCCACAAGACCGGGCGTGAGCGAGCTTAAGAAGATTACCGGACTGGACGGCTCAAGGGTGGGCACGTCTCAGGTGGGCTTCGCTCTTGCGCCCCGCATAAATGCCGTGGGCAGAATGGGCAGCAGCGACAAGGGGCTTCGTCTCCTCATTACCGACAGCAGGGATGAGGCGCGCTACCTCGCCCGTGAGCTTGATCAGGAGAACAAATACCGTCAGGCGATAGAAAAAGAGATCATAATAGAGTCCTATCAGATGATAGAGGATGAGGGGCTCAACGAAAGGTACAAGGGGCTTGTGCTATATTCCGAGAGCTGGCATCAGGGGGTAATAGGCATTGTAGCCTCAAGGGTGGTGGAAAAATTCCACAAGCCCACGATAATCATCACCTCCGAAAACGGTGTGGGCAAGGGCTCTGCCCGCAGTATTCCTGCGTTTCACCTCTATGAAGGGCTCAAAAAGGTTGAGAGCCTGCTCATTACCTTCGGCGGACATAAATACGCCGCCGGACTCAAAGTTCAGATGGATAATATTTCCGAATTGAGAGAAAAATTCAACGAAGCTGTTGACACTTTGCTTTGCGAGAATGATTATATACCTGAGCTGGTTATTGATGCGTTTCTGGAACCGGACGATGTGAGCAAGGAACTTCTTGACTGGCTGGACAGGATGCAGCCCTTCGGGGCAGGCAACAAGGAGCCTGTCTTCTGCATGAGAAATTTGAGGAAGTCTCAGCCTTTCACCTATGTCGGCAAGGAAAAAACGCATCTTAAGATTTATCTGGAGAAAGACGGCAGAGTATTTGACTGTATAGGCTACAACATGAAGGATTTTGAGGATATGCTGACTTCTTCGGCGTCCTTTGACATAGTCTTCACCCCTGTTCTCAACGGATGGTACGGCGGCAAATATATTCAGCTTAATCTCAAGGATATTCGCTCTGCGGATGAAAATATATGA
- a CDS encoding AEC family transporter, which yields MSEIFFLVLPVFIVLALGNLLKRMKIVDDRFIASSNTLIFKVTLPALLFLSISRSNLKAVFDWRLVAIIFASVFIVAVLSFITAKLLRLSPDITGTFAMNNFRGNYANMGLPVFFYVFGQEGLMYASVLMAFIVPYVSMLAIIGLSITSGDRTKIAPMMKNAVLNPLAIACMGGLLYSYIGIPMPAFISKSISIVSDVTLPLALFCVGSTITLESMKNDLFLSSVSSLFKMIIGPAIAFFMLKAWGIEMSIGAKALVVLLSSPSGTVNYVFAAAMGGNTRLTASTIVTTHSFSILTFIMWIMIVGV from the coding sequence ATGAGCGAAATATTCTTTCTCGTGCTGCCGGTTTTCATAGTCCTTGCGCTGGGAAACCTGCTTAAAAGAATGAAAATTGTTGATGACAGGTTCATAGCTTCGTCCAATACCCTTATCTTCAAGGTCACCCTGCCCGCACTGCTGTTTCTCAGCATCTCCCGTTCTAACCTCAAGGCAGTGTTCGACTGGCGTCTGGTGGCAATAATTTTCGCTTCAGTGTTCATTGTAGCAGTACTGAGCTTCATCACGGCAAAATTACTCCGCCTCAGCCCCGATATAACCGGAACATTCGCCATGAATAATTTCCGGGGAAACTACGCCAATATGGGACTGCCCGTGTTCTTTTATGTCTTCGGGCAGGAAGGACTTATGTACGCCAGCGTCCTCATGGCGTTCATCGTGCCCTACGTCAGCATGCTTGCCATAATCGGGCTGAGCATCACTTCCGGCGACAGAACCAAGATTGCCCCCATGATGAAGAACGCAGTGCTGAACCCCCTCGCCATTGCCTGCATGGGCGGGCTGCTCTATTCATACATAGGAATACCCATGCCCGCGTTCATCAGCAAATCAATTTCCATCGTCAGCGATGTAACTCTCCCGCTGGCGCTTTTCTGCGTGGGTTCAACCATAACTCTGGAATCTATGAAAAACGATCTCTTTCTCAGTTCGGTCAGTTCCTTATTTAAGATGATAATAGGTCCCGCAATTGCCTTCTTCATGCTCAAGGCGTGGGGAATAGAAATGTCAATCGGCGCGAAAGCCCTTGTGGTTCTGCTCTCCTCTCCCTCCGGCACAGTAAACTATGTATTCGCAGCGGCAATGGGGGGCAACACCCGCCTCACGGCAAGTACGATAGTCACCACACACAGCTTCTCGATCCTCACATTCATCATGTGGATCATGATCGTCGGCGTATAG
- a CDS encoding DUF167 domain-containing protein: MKFHVYIQPGAKKSGYAGEFDGKAKIKVAAPPVEGAANDAVVRFFAKTLKLPKSAVRICAGGLSRHKTLEIDAELSESEILEAIRRRS; the protein is encoded by the coding sequence ATGAAATTTCATGTTTATATCCAGCCCGGCGCGAAAAAAAGCGGTTATGCCGGAGAGTTTGACGGAAAGGCGAAGATAAAGGTAGCGGCGCCGCCTGTGGAGGGTGCTGCTAATGATGCTGTGGTTCGGTTTTTCGCAAAAACGCTGAAACTGCCGAAGTCGGCGGTGAGGATATGCGCAGGCGGGCTTTCACGGCATAAGACCCTTGAGATAGATGCGGAACTCAGCGAAAGCGAGATTCTGGAGGCTATACGCCGACGATCATGA